DNA from Athene noctua chromosome Z, bAthNoc1.hap1.1, whole genome shotgun sequence:
GAGGTGGTTTTCACGTcctctcttccccccaccccagcacaccaTTCCGGTTCAGAGCATCCCGCAGTACGTCTCAACATGCTTTtactctgctgcagcagctgtgcaCCCTAAATCTGTTTGGACTTAATTTCTATCTCCCATGGGAGAAAGCTCAGAGTCAGCCCAGGTCCCTCTGAGGGGGTGCACCTTACGGTGCCTTACTCACTGCCTTACAGAATGTCACCGGGTGGGACAAGCGTGCAGTGAGTGGGCATCCAAAAGCccaaaaacaaatcaaaaaaaagaggaaatcgAACACAGCATGACTGACGTGCACAGGCAGGTGTGTTTGGCTCAGGTAAGGAAAAAGATCTACTTGCCAGATATAAAATCATCGACCGCATCTCTGAACTCCTGGAGATCAAACTCCTGTCCATCCTGGAAGCAAGGATCCTGGGAGGGGTGAAGGAAATTTGCCTGTGAACAGAGCCCAGCGCTCAGACCTGCCTGCGCTGCCCACACTGCTCCAACACTGATTGCTGACAGTCCTCACACCTTCCCACAGCCCCGGCTTTCCCCAGGCACCTGTCCCCTCCCCTGTCCTTGCCACTAACCCATCTAATGTGTGGGACAAGACACTGTCCTCTGCTGTGCCCATTTCACAGTTgggaagccgggggggggggacacacacacactgccagcACACATCAGCTTGAGGGAGCCACCCCCTCGGGTGCCCTGTGCCCAGGGCGGCCAAGCCTGccccagctggggggggggtgggggggggggttaccTGCTGCAGGGTCACAGGGCCGGCCGGGGCGGTGGGAAGGATGGGGGCACAGGCTGCCAAATCCTGCCAGTCGATGGTGGCGAGTGCTGGGGACAGTGAGAGACAGGGGTGAGGAGCCCGGGCAGGGATGGGCACAGCCCGGGGGGGTGCGGCGAAGTGTGAAGTATGGCCGGGGGCATCCTCAAGGGGCACAGCTGGGGGaatgcagggctggggggcatGGTGGGGGCAGTAGGGGAGGACACAGCGAGGGGCATGGAGAGGGGGACACAGCCGGGGGGACAGGGTGGAGGGCACAGTGGGGGTGTCATGGCCAGGGCGTGCGGGCTGGTGGGAGGGGTGGGAGGCACGGGGAGAGGGGCACGGCCGGAGTGTCAGGGCTCTCCGCCGCGGACAGACTCACCGAGGGCGGgtgcggcgggggccggcggggcgccgCTGCGGCGCGGGCGTGGGGGGGGTGCTCGGGGGCTCAGGGCGGCCGGAGgggtccccgccgcccccccgccgggccgggccggcttCTTGGCGAGGCGAGCGGGCGGGCCTTGGACCCTGTTGGGGCAGATGCTGCCGaaggcccggcggcggccgccctgCTCCATGCTGCCGccgcggcaccggcaccggcaccgatCCCGGCACGGGCGCCggcgggcgccctccgccccgcgCCCCTCTCGGCGCCGCCCCGCGGGCAGGGGCGCGGGCAGGGGCGCGGGCAGGACCGGGGCCATACcgagcgctgcccgcccgcctTCCCTCCGCCGGGGCGCGGGAATCTCGCGCCGCCTGCCCGGGCCGCGCCGGCCGCTCCCGCGCCCGCGGAGCCCTTCCCCGCGCCCGCGGAGCCAGGGCGGGCCGAGGGGGCTATCCCCGCGAGGGAAACCCCAGGAGGGGCGCTGCCGGCCCCCGGCCGAGGCCgctccgccgcggccgcccccccgccagcACCTCGGTCCCCCTCCCGCTTCGGGCCGAGTGTGGGAGTCGGCTTGCGGGCTGGGCTGGGTTTTGTAAGGATTTTGCTAGGGCTGTGGGCCGTCAGCGTGGAAAGCGTAAGTCGGGGGCAGGAGAGCAAAGAAACCAGCTCGCGGCATCTTGACTTTGCTGAGCCCCGCACCGGGAGAGGGTTCCCCCACCGCTGCTACGGTGAGCCCTGCTGAAATGACCGGTGGGGCTGGCGGAGTATAAACCGGCCCTTAGCCTCGTGTGAGGGGCTCGCTGGTATTTTTTGCCGCAGCAGTGTGGACAAGTTTTGCTCTTTCTGCCTGATGCTCGTTAGCGCTCAGAGCGCAGCCCAGCGTGGGGTTGACCCCTTCCCCGCTGCCCTGAAAGGCGAGCGTCCCCCAGGGCGACTTTAAATGTGTGTGTGCTCTTCTGTGCACAGATACAAAggcaataaaatagaaaagaaaatatttcgtGACATTATAAAACTTCCCTCTTTTCTCCCCTTGAACGTTTCCCATGCTACAGTGCCAGGTTGGTTAGGAGTATGCACCTGGATTACAGACCTGCTGGAAAAATAGTGATCAGCTGTTCTATTATGTAACATTTCGTTTTCATGTATTAGGTCAGTGCAtctaattttgcttttttctttctccccaagCCAGTGTCAGTTTGAAATGGGCAATGACACCATTAGGGCATCACTACTGTGGGGGCTGGAGTTAACTGTTGGGGTGAACTGTTTCTATGCCAGTGTGTTTCCTCTCCCAGCAGTGTACATGTGCTGCCAGCAAACAAGACGACTACACGTGGCAAGTAGAAAAAAGTTTATTCAACGCTCCTCTGGTCCTTCCCCCACCACCTTTACAGACCATCCTCCAAATAAATAATACAGTACTTGATATTCTGCATGTTATTTACATGCTGGATTTTAAAGAACGGCAAAGGGACAGTGCAACTGACATACAGTAACATCATGTGCAAAACGTGATCTAGTTTTTAAAACCCCAGTGACACTAACGCTTAGTTGACTACACTCTGCATCAACTCCAGCCTGCGGCCAGCTCAGCTGAAGGCCGAGACAGACACCGCAGCGGCCACAGGCACCAGCGACCTTCGGCCCCGCAGTCAGCGGCCTCCCCGCAGCCAGGGGCACTTCTGGGCCACctctgggggcaggaggagcgGCAGGGACTGCCCATTCAGCGAcaccaggagctgcagctggtcCATGCAGGCCCGCAGGAGCCCCTCCGGGTAGCCGCTGACCCGCAGGTCCAGGGGGCTGCGGTGCCGGAGCAGCCGGTCGGCCAGGCCCAggctgccggcggccagcagcgAGGGTGCGTACTTGGTGAAAGCGTAGTCGGCCAGGCTGAGCTCCGCCACCCCCCCGGCCAGGCTCCTGGCGTCCGCCGCCTCCCCCGCGTCGGCCCCCCCTGCCTCCAGCCGCACCCGGCTGAAGTGCTCCAGGAAGAAGCTAACGGTGGGCGCTGCCACGTCGAAGCCCAGGCGGTGCAGGACGATGCACTCCAGGTTGCGCAGCTGCTGGCGGCTGAAGGCGCCACAGCAGAGGACAAGGAGCTCCTTCACGGTGGGGGGGTGCACCTCCACCTGcgagggagggagcagggagaggggtgGGGGCAGGCGGTGGCCTTGCTGCCGCCGGCGGAAAGGGTgcagagcccggagcccggcGCGGCTGGGGCCCTGCTGGCGCCGGAGCCGCTGGGGGTGGCCGAGGAGGGGCTGCGGAGCCCCCGGTGCGGGGGCcgccgggctgcggggccgccCTACCTGCTTGCCAGCGATGAGCAGCGCCGTCACCCCCAGGAGCTGGAAGCAGTCGGCCGCCACGGGGGTGGTGGCGAGGAAGCGGTCGAGGATGTTGACGGCCAGGCAGAGCGCCTCGAAGGAGAGCCCGAAGTGTCGGTGCACGGGGATGAGCCAGCTGACCAGCTTACAGCGCGCCTCCGCCGTCACCTGCGGCACCGGGAGCAGGGGGTCGGGTCGGGCCGGGCCCCCGCCACGCTGCCCCAGcccgccccccgcctccgccgcccccACCTGCGGCTGCCGGGCCAGCGGCTCCCGCGGCTGGAAGCGGCTCTCCAGCCCCTTGCGGGAGCGGTACCAGCTCTCCCCGTAGTCGCGGAAAGCCTGCAGCTCCTGCGGGCTctccgccgccgccaccgccgccggcCGCCGTCGCCGCCGCCGTGCCGGTCgccgcgggcagcggccgggggacacgccgggcccccgccgccccggggtgccgccgcgctgcccgctcGCCGCCGTCACCATGGCGGGGCACTGCCGTGCCGGCTCCGgtgccgggcgcggcggcggcgggtatttgagcggcggggcggccccggtgccgccaccgcccgccccccgcgcacccgccgccgcggggaggtCGGCCGGGCACTGCCGGAGCGCCGTCTCCACAACACAATCCGAAAAGGGGCCGAGTTAGCGGAACGCCTGGCTCTTCTCTGGCGCCTTCCACCGGGGCTGACACCGCCGGGCTGCGGGAGGGCACGGGGCCCAAACCGGGCAGCAGCGCCCTAAAATCCActggggcagagcctgggccGAGCCCGCTGAAGTTCCTGCACCTCCGGTTTTGCCACTACTAAAACAAACGTCTCTCCCGCTCCTGACATTTTGTAACTCAGAAGCCCCAGAGCTTTAACAGCTACCTTGCTCTGTGTAAGTAGTGCCCTTCACTTGGGGTCAGCGGGAAGGAGAACAAACACGGGGAGGCGGGGATACCCTGGGCAAGGTTGCAGGACTGTGCAAAACTGAACAGAGAGAAGGAACAGCAGAACTTACTACAGTAGCAGGGAGAGACAAGGATCAGGGGGAACAGGGAGGAACAAGTGTGAGAAAAGACAGAGGTCAGTACACATGTTTAGCTGAGTTCACAGCAGTCCATACCATCTCATAATAAAACATCTCCTTAGTACAAACCATAtagaaaaacaaagacatctATAAGATGTATTGCTTTAATACTGTAAATTCAGAGATCAAGTAAAATTACACTTGGAAAACCCACATTGAAAAGCATTTGTCTTCCATTTGCACACATCTAATGGAACTCTATTCAGCTGAGATTCAGGACCCAAGCTTTAATCATTACTACAGTCTGCACCACCATGATAGTAAAGATTAGTATGTTAAACCAAGAAAAAGAGGAACTGACCACAGCcatttttatattaataacaAATAACTTCCATCCATCATTTGTACAGTCAGACAAATGGCACCAAATATATTGTAAAGGCTAAACATATTCAATGTTCATCTTTAAAAGCAATACggaaaaaagtaaattctatGTAAAACATGCAGTCTTTCCACATCATGGCTAGTATCAAACACACTAAGCATTGAAATACGTTCAGTTAATGTTTGAGTGCATATATCCCCTGCCATTACTGAAGCTCTGCTTTGTTACTGATTTCCGGTTTCAGTTACCATTCTCTGTTTTTATCAGTTCTTTGATGATGTGTAAGATCTTATCATctaggaaagaaaacacagacaGTGAGTGGAAAAAGGTGAGCTTAAAAATTGGTTGCCAAGTCTAGTTCTCAGCCACTTGAAATCTTCATGCTTTAGGCTATGCCAGATTCAAAAGCATGACAAATAGGCAAGCAGTATGTCCACAGTACACtagaaaatttataaaattactCAGTGTGCTGGTTGTGGCCATTTCAGTATTTCACGAAAGACTGAGAAAGTGATGAGTGAACTACAGATGCATTAGCATAGAGGAACTCACTTTCTTCCTCCAAATCCACAATATTCTTCTGAACATCCAGTGTTCAAAGTTTGTATTGTGCTCCTCTACCACTTCATGTTGGGCGTCAGCGTGCAGTTCGCCATCATTAACCTAAGCTGTGGGACAGCTTGCATAACAAAATTCATTCATGCCTGAGGTCCATCCCTCAATCTAACTTCTGTTTTGAGACACACACCTTAACCATTACTACCATTACTTTGAGTGTTACCAGGGATAACTTAAAAATACCAGTTGTGCAGATCTTCACACATCTGGGATGAGCCACTCAACACACTAGGATTAGTAATGACTTTTTGGGTGTCTCTCACAATAATGGAATGATACTCAAGTCACATGAACCCTATTGGGTCAGGATGCAGTGTACTAAAGTTTCCTCAGGTTTGCCCCAAGATCTGTTTAACAAATAGTAACGCCAGCAGTGCAGTAAAAGTTACCTTCAAGTGACATTTTAGGATTTTCAAGCTTCTTCTTTAGAACAGACTCTATGAGAACTCTCAGCTGTTTGAAAATTACTGCTATCTTTACAGGAGCCTataaagaacagagaagaaaaacatttgcattACTCAGACATTTTATaccaaaatataaattaaaagattACCTTACATACAAATAGAAGTTTTTAACAAGACTCTTGCAAACATGATGCATATACACTTTAAGCATATGGATAGTGTTCTCAAGAAATGACTGGGCTTACGTTATGCCCTCTTAAGCACCTGTTTTTTGTAGCATCACAGCCTAAAGAACAGCTTAGAAGGGTAACTCAAAATATGTTCTCACACGTATCATGAACAACCAGCATatgataaaattattaatttaccAATATCCTTCTTAGTCTAACTGCTTTTTTCGAAGGCATAAaagtagaaattaatttatacCTAAAAAATATCTACACATTTCTCTCTCAGGAGGTCCATCTAGCCTCTCGAGAAAGCAGTCACAAACCTCTCCTAAATCTCACTAGGAATTTGCATATCTAAAGCTGAAGTCTTTTTCAGGAATCCCTATTCCACTTTTTATGTTATTTATAAACTGCTCATGGTACAATAAGCAGCTATTatgaaaaaagcacaaaatgcaACATATTCTTAGCATCTCAGTAGAAAATAAACATTCTGAAACACACTAAAGGATGTAATTGGCCCAGCAACTGCACAACTTATAGCTACCCGGGGAACATAAAAAATTCTCTATACCCACAAGGgacctgctttttaaaattccataTTCATGATAAACAGTGAATTCAATTAGATGGTTGCTTGCTTGCATCAGAGTGcacaaaactaaaatgttttgtgaCTTAGAGTCTTCCTTGAGCGTAACACAGGGCCCACAGGAGCACAGAAAATTGTAACCAAGTAGCTGGCAGGCTAGCAAAAACCAGTGTTTACTATTTAACAGAGTTTACAAAAGATTTTGGCATGTCACCTGTTTCAATTTTTGTCTGCAAAAATGTGCTAAAATGCACTCAGTTTTCCCATTTCCAAATAAAACTTTTTcacttggaaagaaaaatcccTGAACAAAAAATCCCAAGCACCCCAAATCCAAGCAAACAGCTATTTTccacttggatttttttcctttcctaaataattctgtttcagctataaaacaaagtaaatagtattttaaagataagtatttatttacattattATAAGACTGTAGGAAAGGGTAAGATAGCACACATCTGCATTCAATACTAGCTCTATAAAACAAGGCTTAGTCTATATCCTTTTCTAACACCTTTTCTGAAAGAactgacttttttattttcatggagaGGAAAGTGATTTGTTACAAGCTGCATATATTACATGCCTATTCTTTAGAGTGTGATTTGGTAAGAttgttacatatatataaattttcCGATAATTTCCTTTAATTCTGTCCGTCCTTCTTCCCTCTTGACTTCATCCTACGTATATAGCATTCTGAATTAAGCTTGCACATACATCAACTGTGTAATACAAAAGCCCATGGAACCACAAAAGGTAGTTATCACTGCAGTGCACCTGAAAATGGATCCAGCCATCAACTGTCAGGAGACGCTCCCGATGTTGGACTTCTATATCCCCACCAAAAAGCAAAATGGGAAAGGGTGATATTAAAGTAGTTTCTCTCAAGTACACTTTAGTGTACCTCACCTGCATATAAACAAACACAagaattaacaacaaaaaaacccaaaccacaaaaactgTAACACCAAATTTCATTGctacttttaaaagcaaaaaaatacactttcttcCTTTTAAGATCCAAATCAACACAAGTCACCGAACACAGAACAACTAATAGCAATTTGTCTGCTTAGACCACATAAAATACATCACCTCTAAGTAAAGTGACCAGGCTTATACACTACCAGGAAATTAGATGAAGCCACAATTTTCTTGTCAAAATTCAAACAGAAAGGTAGTGTTGTTAGCCTAGTGCTGTTCAGAGAAGACACATCAAAATTAATAAACCTAGTAACATCAAATTATTCCATTAATTTGATTCCATTATACATCATTCTTAGCAGCAGCTGGTATGTCTATCTACATCCATACATGCACATCCATTCATGCATAAATGTGGGCACACATGCAGATACATACACAGAGTAAACTACGGGGCTCAGCATATGCTACTTCTAGCTTTGGAGCCTCTCAAATAACACTGAATGGGATGGGAAAAAGTTATAGTGggaggaaaggaaacaaagagtGCATCTTCACACAAGTTCAGGCTTCAGGTCTACTGTTCATGGAATACCTTACCTACTTTAGCTGCTGTCTTGCCCTTACACAAGGTTCTTAGGGGCAGGAAGTATTTTCAGCTCTCCAAAAAAAAATACTATCACTTCATATGCACTAAGAAGTCTAATGTAATTTCCTGTTTCTCTACAGTCAAGTTGGCCATTAAGCAACTGCTGTCAAGGTTTTGTTGTGTCAGAAGTGTAACTAAATATAAACACTTGAATTTAGCAAACAGCTGACAAAATTTTCAATTGTGAGGAAGAAGAaagtgtcaggaaaaaaatgcaattcaCTTAGGAAATTCAGCAGTCAATTACATTGACATGGCTATTTCATTTTACTATTGGGGATACGTGAGACCTGCACCAAGTTTCGTAACTTTATAGAGTCTGTTTAGAAGAGTAAAAAGGGAAAGCACACTTTGAAGGGTTATTACTACATATTACTGCTTAAAGTGATCGTATTAAAATCAACAGTGCTATTAAAAAAGCCAATGATACAGAAATGTAGTTTCATTTACAGCTAGCAGCTTCACCACAAACAGGCATGTTCATGATGTTCAGTCTTAACTTCAGCACTCAGCGGACTCATTTTTATGGACTTTAGAATCATTAAATACTGAAGACTCTTAAGATGACCAAGACATTCAGATATACTTTACCCTGGTGTATGCTATTTAACATTAGAGGCATAACTCCACTTTTACACAAACTGTTAGCTATATTCACTATTTTCACTTACCTTCTCCTGGTAAAGGAGCCATCCATATGTTTGTAAGTCTCTATTTACAGAGGAAGGATGCACTTGCGCTTTACCCTGAGCAGTTTCTACCATGCAAGCCAGCTTCTCTGTAATATCTACAGACTTCGTATATATTACTTTTCCTATGTTTTCATACAGCCCTGCAGTCAACACCGCTTTAAGAAGAGCTATTTCATGCAGAGAAAGGGATTGTGTGGCTCCATTTCCATCCCATCCACAGTGTGTTGTAGGTGCTGTGAACCCTGCTGCTCTGACCACTCTTATGAGTTCTTGCTTCACATCCTGAAATTAGTAAGGTGTTAATAAAACTCTGAATTTAAAAAGGTACATACTCCATCAGCAGACAACACTCTATCCCAAATATTCATCCTCTCCAGGGGAAAATATCTTACTAGAAAAACACTTGTATTTTCTGCAACTACTGTGGAATACTGGCTGTTTGTATGAGAAAAAACATTATCTGGAATATGAAATTCGACATATGTTACTATATATATAGCAAGAATCAAATCCCTCACCtgtagttaaaataaaaagatacatacaTTTGTATCAAAGATCTATTTCTGCTTAGGAGAGCTCAGTCAGCCAAACTTAAATAGGAAAGAccaattaaaacattttctcaacaAAAATAAAGGTCATTTACTTGTTTGTCTCATCTTTCAAACTAACTGTAAACAGATGCGTTCTTCGATATCAAAAACCTCACAATCTAAGTTTTAATTTCTGAGTTTTGATTATCTGGTGGAAGTAAGAACTAGATTCTCCAATGGCAGTGACTACGAACATGTATACCAATGAAGCATGTGTATCAAAACTCAAATGCAGACACAGCTACTTTAATGAAGGGTGCGGATTTCATTAGTCCCTAGCATTTCACTTGTTTTTGTCTTATCTAAATAGTAACTGCAATATATCACATCTTTAAAGGGGCATGACATTCTCAGAGGGAGATTTTAACAAATAAGGAGTGTAAAGCgtaattattttgtttacctCCAGAGTTAACAGTGAAGTCCTATTAAGGAAATTTCTTCCACAATAAGTCATTTCAGCACGATATCCTCCTTCTTGTCGAGCCCGTTTCCACCtaaggaaaaaatgtgttttattacaagaaaaagaacCACATCAAGAACGTAACAATACAAAAGTGGTAGTGAATTAAATGGCAATACTGTGTTTTGGTCAGAATTCTCCCCTCAGAACTAAAAATAAGTGGCATTAAGATGAACACTGCTGATCTAAGAGCACTCTGGAGAACATGTCTGCAACAAATTTGACAGATACTAACAAAAATACAAGATAATTTTCTCTCAGAAATTACACACTTCTGTCCACCTTGACAGTTGAAACAATTCAGGTGTGGTTTTTGAGACTTAGTGA
Protein-coding regions in this window:
- the CCNO gene encoding cyclin-O → MVTAASGQRGGTPGRRGPGVSPGRCPRRPARRRRRRPAAVAAAESPQELQAFRDYGESWYRSRKGLESRFQPREPLARQPQVTAEARCKLVSWLIPVHRHFGLSFEALCLAVNILDRFLATTPVAADCFQLLGVTALLIAGKQVEVHPPTVKELLVLCCGAFSRQQLRNLECIVLHRLGFDVAAPTVSFFLEHFSRVRLEAGGADAGEAADARSLAGGVAELSLADYAFTKYAPSLLAAGSLGLADRLLRHRSPLDLRVSGYPEGLLRACMDQLQLLVSLNGQSLPLLLPPEVAQKCPWLRGGR
- the MCIDAS gene encoding multicilin; its protein translation is MEQGGRRRAFGSICPNRVQGPPARLAKKPARPGGGAAGTPPAALSPRAPPPRPRRSGAPPAPAAPALAVPLEDAPGHTSHFAAPPRAVPIPARAPHPCLSLSPALATIDWQDLAACAPILPTAPAGPVTLQQDGQEFDLQEFRDAVDDFISDASTLMPPPVDCTDFDFSLDEEAFGPCAPQLESSALAQMASQRLPSPEPCWRDLADQHQKALGHALEETSQLQETLTQRQEELATLRASNVQLKELASQARQLAAVLEGSSLRAAMGGAGGIRTLAFPQGNAFTLRTAGGGFRFRWVPR